The Cygnus olor isolate bCygOlo1 chromosome 2, bCygOlo1.pri.v2, whole genome shotgun sequence genome contains the following window.
ACGCAGCAAGGCCTAGGGAAAAAAGGATGAcattcctccctcctcccctaaCTCATccataaatatttgaaactCCTTTAGCAGTAGTTTGGGGTTTTGGCCAATGCTCCAATTCCCTTATTTCCTACACATAAATCAACAGAGATATTTGCTGGGCAACAGTGATTTATATTtaatcactgataaaaatgcCCTGAGTAAAATGTAGTTTTGAACAGTTTAGGAAATTTGTAACATGTAAACTGAGAGCAGCTGGTATAATCCGTGGGTTACTTCTGCAAGCGACGTGCCTTTTGTAAATGGtttattcatatttatgaaGCACTAAATAGATCCGAATAGGTTTCTAAACAACATTATAAAGCATCTGACAAAACGCAGTGTTATCTCAAAATACTCAGCTTGTTCCTGCGAGGAGCCAGCACGGAGCATGTTAAAATATGGCAAGAATTTCAAACAATGCACAAGCTGCATGGGCTTCGTAAGGATGGTACTTATCATACAATAAAGCCTGGGCCCGCTAACACagttttcactttaaaagaaaaggttacTAATTTGTTACATTGGCTTACCGCAGATTTCAAAGGTTTGTAAGCACCAGCTTAAACCCAGAATTTTTTAAAGTCTGCCCAGATTTTCTCTTCTTGCCTAGCAGCAAATCTCTCGACTCTCCTTGTCTGGGTGGGAGGCTCTGCTCGCAGCTGGCCATCCTCTGGTCCAGCACAGGGATTTTCCAACAATTCCGCTAAGTCGCCCTCTGACTTTGCAAGAAGAACCTATCGGAGGCAAAAATTGatttccccccccacacacaccccaccccacctcccCTCATTATGCTGCCAAAACCGCTTCCTACAGATAATATCTAGTTAGACAGACGTCAcggaaggagagaaggagcgACCGCACCTCTCCCGGCATGTACGGCTGTTGACACGTTACATGAcacatgtaattaaaaatgtcagcCAGAGCGGCGGGGGCAGCCAGGGCCGTGTGGCCTGCGTGAAGCCTCCTCCACCTGCGGCCTCCTGCCTCGCCACGCGCCCCGGCCTCTCGCTCGCCGGGTCGACGGCGACGTGGCGACGTCCTGTGCTTTCGCTCGCTCGGCCCGTTGGCTGCCGCCGGCCCGCCCAGCTCCGATGCAGCTGTTTTAATACCTCCCAAGGGTTTTGCGCCGAAAATAATAGCTCCCACAACCTCGCTTCTCCCAGGTTCTACTATTTCAGCTTTATGCCTCCGACAGCTGCTCCGTGTCTTTGTCCGCAGCACGACGGCGGCGAGGGGTCCGACTTCTACCTACGAAcccaaggaggtggtggtggtggtggtggtggtggtgatggtggggGTCAAGGAGCAGCCCCCGCCCTCGGTACCGGGGCCGGACCCCGTCCCGCCGGGTCAAGGCGCCCACTGGGGGGGGCGGCAGAGGCAGCCAAGtgcacggccccgccgcgccgcgcccggccccgccaccCTCTGCTGATCAAAGTAGGAAGTTTTCATGACAACCGGAGTCAAAGGGCCTGCATCGCAAATGAACTCGATTTCTGCGATGTTGATATATCCCGGCTCTATTGTCTCTTTTCAGACACAGTATGAACCCTTCCGGTCTCAATGATTACATTACAGAAGCACTTTCACATGTGTGCTTCGTTTGCACAAAGGGTTTCCTTGCTCCACCACCATCTGGCCACAAATCAGATAAATAAAGgcagaagaattaaaattaaagcttagagtttttttttcccctccgtCGTCTTCTTCAACCATTATGAaacccctccctccccccgtCCCATTCTGGATGTGGAAGCTACTTTTTTTTACGAAACCTGGgaaaccccccccccaccccctccaaaaagctgtgaagaaaagtgcctaaggaaaaggaaagaaagaaaagaaataagtaaataaagaaaaagaatagtaaaaaaaaaaaaaaaaagtaagaataaaataagaaagaaaaagataaataagaaagaaaaagtaaggaagaaaaataaataaataagatgaaataggaagaaaaagaaagaaggagagagagaaagaagagaaggagagaaggagagaaggagaggagagaaggagagaaggagagaaagagaaagagagaaagagaaagagagaaagaaagagagaaagagaaagaaagagagaaagaa
Protein-coding sequences here:
- the CNPY1 gene encoding LOW QUALITY PROTEIN: protein canopy homolog 1 (The sequence of the model RefSeq protein was modified relative to this genomic sequence to represent the inferred CDS: deleted 1 base in 1 codon; substituted 1 base at 1 genomic stop codon) codes for the protein MPGEVLLAKSEGDLAELLENPCAGPEDGQLRAEPPTQTRRVERFAARQEEKIWADFKKFWVXAGAYKPLKSAGESLVEEPEDEIFSLIAQEADYLADKLCSEKSGIRLSCADFHKIYI